In Actinoplanes lobatus, the DNA window CACCGAGCCGGCCCGGCACAACGCCATCCACGGGCTGGTCAACTGGTCCCGCTGGCACGCCGTCGAGCAGACCGCCGACGCGGTCACGCTGGAGTACGACCTGCCCGCCCAGGTCGGCTACCCGTGGTCGCTGCGCCTGCGTAACCGCTGGTCGGTGTCGTCCGACGGGCTCCGGGCGGTGCAGGAGGTGGTGAACACCTCGGAGTCGAACGCGCCCTGGGGGTACTCGGTCCACCCGTACCTGCGGCTGCCCGGCGTGACCGTGGAGGACACCGTGCTCCAGGTGCCGGCCAGGTCACGGATCCTGGCGGACAACCGGCTGCTGCCGATCGGCGCCACCAAGATCGCCGGGACCGAGTTCGACTTCAGCGAGCCCCGCCGGATCGGTGACCTGGTGCTGGACACCACCTTCGGGGACATCGACTTCGGCCCCGACGGGATCACCGCGGTCACCCTGTCCGACCCGGCGTCCGGCCGCGACATCGTGGTCTGGGCCGACGGGAAGTACCGCTACTGGCAGGTCTTCACCGCCGACACCCTGCACGGCGAGCGGTTCCGCCGGTCCGTCGCGGTGGAGCCGATGACCTGCCCGCCGGACGCCTTCCGGACCGGCCGTGACCTGGTCGTCCTCTCGCCGGGCTCGACCTGGGAGACCTCCTGGGGCATCCGGCCCT includes these proteins:
- a CDS encoding aldose 1-epimerase family protein — protein: MSAESAARSGIQWSIEAAGHRAVVTEIGGTLRAYSVDGAELLDGFGEDEIAPGSAGQILAPWPNRIRDGKYEFEGRSYQLALTEPARHNAIHGLVNWSRWHAVEQTADAVTLEYDLPAQVGYPWSLRLRNRWSVSSDGLRAVQEVVNTSESNAPWGYSVHPYLRLPGVTVEDTVLQVPARSRILADNRLLPIGATKIAGTEFDFSEPRRIGDLVLDTTFGDIDFGPDGITAVTLSDPASGRDIVVWADGKYRYWQVFTADTLHGERFRRSVAVEPMTCPPDAFRTGRDLVVLSPGSTWETSWGIRPSVA